The genomic region TGACATCCCTTTCATCATTCGGCGTACCAGTGCGAGTTTCGGTtatggttcttgtataagtattctCTCCTTTGTCGGAATTATCTAACTTATTCAAGTGATTCTGTTTAACATTGAAATTGTTGGGTCTGTGCTTCTTACGATTAAGCGTTTCGCTATTATCTCCGCGTTTATTGGATTGTGGGCGACGTTTTGTATTCTTGGTATTCTTGTTGCCTGAACCGCGACGCTTGATAGTCGAGGTGTTGGGACGCTTCGAAGAACGATTCGCGTTAGGCCTTTTCGAAGGCTTATTTGCCGGTTTCCTCGAAGGCTTTTGTGTTGGCTTCCGAGAGGGCTTCGGCTTGGGTTTGGGTTTGGGTTTGGATGTGGGCTTCGCAATTGGGGTCTGATCGTCGATGTCAATGTCATCATCCTCATTACGAGTAATTACATAGTCATCATTATTGCCACTATATGACAAAGGACTATTATCCTCTCCAGTTGACCAAATAGCAAAGGTACTCACTGGATTAATTTCCTCCTCAAACAATACGTCATCATAATCATCCACTTCGTCTTCCAATCCTTCACTACTATCTTCATTATCGTTTTCAACCGGTCGCAATTCAAAAACGGCATGAGTTTGTGAATTAACCTTGGGTGGCATATTGCCTTGTACAATGACGATGCCATTATCGCCAGTAGAAGCGGCAGAAGCGGCAGCCACCGATGATTGAGCGCCAGTTTCGTGTGTGATTTGTGCGACCACTGGTAAACTTAGTACAGCCTCATCTTCTTCGCTCTcgtcatcttcatcttcatcaacATTATACTCCGTCATACcctgttttttattgttgccgTTGTGGTTATCGCCTAGCAATCCTCCCACACCAATGGGCTGTTCGTCATTCCCATCATCCTCTTCATCAATGGATATAGCGGTGTCAATACCCGAGGGCGCTGTGTAGGAATCTGTCTTAGTTTCATCGTTCGCAGCTGCTTGGTAGGAACGTTTACGTCTACGTGACTCCACGCACTGCCGACGACCACCATTTAATTGACGTCCCTCAATGTAGAAGCGCTTAACTTCGATCTCATTGCCATCTTCATCGATTTCGGTGAATGTTTCAGCTGAAAATATGGAGAAAAGAAGAAGCAGAAATTGGATTAAACATACGTAAAAATACTTGTTTGCGTTTTGAactgcaattattttttttaattttaatttctgagCCATTGCCATTGATTTCGGTGGACCTTTCAGCTGAAGGTAAGAAAGACAAAAGGGAGAAGTGGGATGCTCTTTATAACTATTTTTGGagggattttaaattttttaagcatattaaattCCAGTTATTACTATTCGCGTGCCTTTTACAAACACGAAAAATACTgactgaaagaaattcaacttaaGTTGAAAAATTCCTCAACTAAAATTGAATCGAGTGAAAGCAATAGTCAGCACAAGACTGTAGTGCTAATGAAGATGATTATGGAAATTTAATCGATGCGTGTCGTGGCAGTTCTTCTAGATATTCCAAAACTCGAATGGGGTCAATCAATTAACTTGACCTAAACGGTACTTTTTGCcggcaaagtaaaaaaattattacggtGTTGTGGCCAAGTGAAAAGATTTTGAGCTAAGAGtagaatgaaaatattttaaatataaagggttttccattaACAGGTgatacaggtgaatggattgcgctatcgagagatgattaacgattttttatggccggaattggatggtattgatctggacaacgtttattttcaacaagacggtgctacgtgccacacaagcaacgaaaccattgattttttacgggaaaagtttccggaccgtattctctctcgaagaggtgatcacaattgaccaccgaAATCttctgatttaacaccttgtgacttttttctttggaaccATGTGAAAGAGAAGTTCTACgacaacagcccagggtcgattcaagacctcaaagatggaattcgtggggacttagggcagccactttgcaattcggttatggaaaatttcatgaaaaggatattgtcctgaaggcgtggtcgtggtggtaatttgcctgatgttattttccactattaacggcatacc from Anastrepha obliqua isolate idAnaObli1 chromosome 2, idAnaObli1_1.0, whole genome shotgun sequence harbors:
- the LOC129237291 gene encoding circumsporozoite protein, whose product is MRQNLCCVLFLIVCLAVVLVKSETFTEIDEDGNEIEVKRFYIEGRQLNGGRRQCVESRRRKRSYQAAANDETKTDSYTAPSGIDTAISIDEEDDGNDEQPIGVGGLLGDNHNGNNKKQGMTEYNVDEDEDDESEEDEAVLSLPVVAQITHETGAQSSVAAASAASTGDNGIVIVQGNMPPKVNSQTHAVFELRPVENDNEDSSEGLEDEVDDYDDVLFEEEINPVSTFAIWSTGEDNSPLSYSGNNDDYVITRNEDDDIDIDDQTPIAKPTSKPKPKPKPKPSRKPTQKPSRKPANKPSKRPNANRSSKRPNTSTIKRRGSGNKNTKNTKRRPQSNKRGDNSETLNRKKHRPNNFNVKQNHLNKLDNSDKGENTYTRTITETRTGTPNDERDVNCIIINRTTSPRPFFGLFGRSANGDQDLNDKPYGRRKRINFSIPA